One genomic window of Motacilla alba alba isolate MOTALB_02 chromosome 3, Motacilla_alba_V1.0_pri, whole genome shotgun sequence includes the following:
- the GTF3C2 gene encoding general transcription factor 3C polypeptide 2 produces MDTPPEARLKSRPTPRSSRPCDVIDPPGPGSGSVLAAGPAPGPRLREPPMASGAARGPPCRERSVRERPGRRSGSAGRSRSRSGEREGGQRALREERPAAAPDCADGGEAAESPRKPRRPRASPDGAAEGRGESSANGAVSAPRAGGRRGRKGKAEVLLLELSRAPEPIRGDKALGGSEDRDGTDTPRGGRPKRRAAKVALLYLQELAEELMPAGQPPAPAPEPERGQRKRRRRRREEDADSDDPARDADFVPSQEVLRAEEEEEEEEGSDALSSEASEPELEAPRGHGGRTAAAGRSKPQCRGLAPNGFHNSIMAPVEKSSSLTCSLREQKHSQWEFPDWIPVAHRWTCLSDSEAAPYLPAEEKSPLFSIQREGIKDDGALYRLNRFSSLQPHPERLDVSFFVGGPVWALAWCPTPEGSAAPQYVAVSCHRSMEETHSVSGLHSGPALLQLWDLGTLQTEQGSPSKPRLAYAIAADYGCVWDMKFCPSGAWEPPTAARMHPQMSRLGLLAAAFSDGRVVVYALPHPEALQHAKTTQVKDGSLHKHLICKVQCIATLQVGSVQAGNASECGQCFSVSWMPSKPHHHLAAGFYDGTVAVWNLLTKSLLQCVHQPDASLKLYPFQCFLAHDQAVRSIEWCKADSNFLVTVGSDRKIKFWDLRRLYEPINSIKRFLSTEVAWLLPYNGITVAQDNCYAPYGLCGIHYIDAGYLGFKAYFVAPRKGTVWSISGSDWLNTVAAGDITGELVAAVLPDLAVNPLNIKRSSDRRFPVYKADLLPCSPEGPGCSEQGLPRTQRYSEMAASSYIRFQDTDLRSFQNFPSREPMRRMHVQELKAELSLDRLQLEALHKVRFSPNLDSQGWLVSGGQAGIVRAHCLAGLASAVGQRLLPECQARFSVLYGDTASSPAPPEPPLLPAE; encoded by the exons ATGGACACGCCTCCTGAGGCCCGCCTCAAGTCCCGGCCCACCCCACGCTCGTCGCGTCCTTGTGACGTCATCGACCCGCCCGGCCCCGGTTCCGGTTCGGTGCTGGCGGCGGGGCCCGCACCGGGGCCGCGGCTCCGGGAGCCCCCGATGGCGTCAGGCGCCGCCCGCGGGCCGCCGTGCCGGGAGCGCAGTGTCCGGGAGCGGCCGGGACGACGATCGGGTTCTGCCGGGCGGAGCCGGAGCCGCAGTGGGGAGCGGGAGGGCGGACAGAGAGCGCTCC GGGAGGAGCGGCCGGCGGCAGCCCCGGACTGTGCGGATGGAGGCGAAGCTGCGGAATCCCCGCGGAAACCGCGGCGGCCTCGGGCCAGCCCCGACGGCGCGGCGGAGGGGCGCGGCGAGAGCTCCGCCAACGGCGCAGTGTCGGCCCCGCGGgccggcgggcggcgcggcAGGAAGGGCAAGGccgaggtgctgctgctggagctctcccGCGCCCCGGAGCCCATCCGCGGGGACAAGGCGCTGGGCGGCAGCGAGGACCGGGACGGCACGGACACCCCGCGCGGCGGGCGGCCCAAGAGGAGGGCGGCCAAAGT GGCTCTGCTgtacctgcaggagctggcGGAGGAGCTGATGCCCGCGGGCCAGCCCCCGGCTCCCGCCCCGGAGCCCGAGCGCGGCCAGAGGAAGCGccgcaggaggaggagggaggaggacgCGGACAGCGACGACCCCGCGCGGGACGCTGACTTCGTGCCCTCGCAGGAGGTGCTGcgggcggaggaggaggaggaagaggaggagggcagCGACGCGCTGTCGAGCGAGGCATCggagccagagctggaggcGCCGCGGGGGCACGGCGGCAGGACGGCAGCCGCGGGG AGATCCAAGCCCCAGTGCCGAGGCCTCGCCCCCAACGGCTTCCACAACTCCATCATGGCCCCCGTGGAGAAGAGCTCCAGCCTTACCTGCAGCCT GCGGGAGCAGAAGCACTCGCAGTGGGAGTTCCCTGACTGGATCCCAGTGGCACACAGGTGGACGTGCCTCTCTGACAG CGAGGCTGCCCCGTACCTGCCGGCAGAGGAGAAGTCTCCCCTCTTCTCCATCCAGCGTGAGGGCATCAAGGACGATGGTGCCTTGTACAGGTTGAACAG gttcagctctctgcagccccaCCCGGAGCGCCTGGACGTCTCCTTCTTCGTGGGCGGCCCGGTGTGGGCGCTGGCGTGGTGCCCGACCCCCGAGGGCTCCGCGGCCCCACAGTACGTGGCCGTGTCCTGCCACAGGAGCATGGAGGAGACACACAGCGTGTCTGGGCTTCACTCgggccctgccctcctgcagctctgggacctGGGCACGCTGCAGACGGAGCAGGG CTCTCCCAGCAAACCCAGGCTGGCCTATGCCATCGCTGCTGACTACGGCTGTGTGTGGGACATGAAGTTCTGCCCCAGCGGTGCCTGGGAGCCCCCCACTGCAGCCCGGATG CACCCGCAGATGAGCCGGCTGGGCCTGCTGGCCGCTGCCTTCTCGGATGGCAGGGTGGTGGTGTACGCCCTGCCGCACCCCGAGGCCCTGCAGCACGCCAAGACAACCCAGGTAAAAG ATGGGTCCCTCCACAAGCACCTTATCTGCAAG GTGCAGTGCATCGCCACGCTTCAGGtgggctctgtgcaggcagGTAATGCATCTGAGTGTGGGCAGTGCTTCAGTGTCTCCTGGATGCCTTCCAAGCCCCACCATCACCTGGCAGCAGGGTTTTATGACG GCACTGTGGCGGTGTGGAACCTGCTCACCAAATCCCTGCTGCAGTGCGTGCACCAGCCGGACGCCTCCCTCAAGCTCTACCCTTTCCAGTGCTTTCTAGCCCATGACCAGGCAGTCCGGAGCATTGAGTGGTGCAAAGCTGACAG CAACTTCCTGGTGACGGTGGGCAGCGATCGCAAGATCAAGTTCTGGGACCTGCGGCGGCTCTACGAGCCCATCAACAGCATCAAGCGCTTCCTGAGCACCGAGgtggcctggctgctgccctaCAACGGCATCACCGTGGCCCAGGACAACTGCTACGCCCC GTACGGGCTCTGTGGGATCCACTACATCGACGCCGGCTACCTGGGCTTCAAGGCCTACTTTGTGGCCCCTCGCAAGGGCACCGTGTGG agcatctCTGGCTCGGACTGGTTGAACACAGTGGCTGCGGGGGACATCACCGGCGAGCTGGTGGCAGCGGTGCTGCCCGACCTGGCTGTCAACCCCCTCAACATCAAGCGCTCCTCGGACCGCAGATTT CCCGTGTACAAAGCTGACCTGCTGCCGTGCAGCCCTGAGGGGCCCGGGTGCAGCGAGCAGGGCCTGCCCAGGACCCAGCGCTACAGCGAGATGGCAGCCAGCAGCTACATCCGATTCCAGGACACGGACCTG CGCAGCTTCCAGAACTTTCCAAGCCGGGAGCCCATGCGCCGGATGCACGtgcaggagctgaaggcagagctgagccttgaccgcctgcagctggaggcccTCCACAAG GTGCGCTTCAGCCCCAACCTGGACTCGCAGGGCTGGCTGGTGTCGGGCGGGCAGGCGGGCATTGTGCGGGCACactgcctggcagggctggcctCCGCCGTGGGCCAGCGGCTGCTCCCGGAGTGCCAGGCCCGCTTCAGCGTGCTCTACGGGGACACggccagcagccctgccccgccTGAGCCCCCCCTGCTGCCGGCCGAGTAG
- the EIF2B4 gene encoding translation initiation factor eIF-2B subunit delta isoform X2, whose amino-acid sequence MAEREGERGERPRDAGSGPARAAVSPGGNPEAAAPAAAGPQAPELSREEKLQLRKEKKQQKKKKRSEKGPSAEPAEPGAPPEAGQPRAAQPTAPPASADGPGDGEKPAAGKSKAELRAERRAKQEAERAQKQARKAELSQAATTAKPRQSPTEPQSMVKRLPEHVQVDDPAAQRKLAKKLERQQVPLRQDYGTKVNLFSHLHQYSRKKPLTQQMSIPSTVIHPAVVRLGLQYSQGIINGSNARCIALLEVFKQLIRDYSTPPNEELSRDLVAKLKPHISFLNQCRPLSASMGNAIKFLKKEISCLPDTLREDEAKEKLQDVIDKYLREKIVLAAEAISRSAFEKINDHDVILVYGCSSLVNRTLCDAHAKKGGAFRVVVVDSRPRLEGRETLRRLVRRGIHCTYVMINAISYVLPEVSKVLLGAHALLANGSVMSRVGTSQIALLSKAYNVPVLVCCETYKFCERVQTDSFVSNELDDPDDLIVLRKGQAQLGGWAENKSLRLLNLVYDVTPPDLVDLVITDLGMIPCTSVPVVLRVKNVDQ is encoded by the exons ATGGCGGAGCGCGAGGGCGAGcgcggggagcggccccgggacGCGGGGAGCGGCCCCGCTCGCGCTGCCGTCAGTCCCGGCGGGAACCCCGAGGCAGCcgcgccggcggcggcgggaccgcag GCCCCGGAGCTCTCCcgggaggagaagctgcagctgcggaaggagaagaagcagcagaagaaaaagaagaggagcGAGAAGGGGCCGTCGGCCGAGCCCGCGGAGCCGGGCGCGCCCCCCGAAGCGGGGCAGCCGCGGG ctgcccagcccacGGCCCCCCCTGCCTCGGCCGATGGCCCCGGTGACGGCGAGAAACCCGCGGCgggcaagagcaaagcagagctgcgAGCGGAGCGCCGGGCTAAGCAGGAGGCTGAGCGGGCCCAGAAGCAGGCCAGGAAGGCGGAGCTGAGCCAGGCAGCCACGACGGCCAAGCCCCGGCAGAGCCCCACCGAGCCCCAGTCCA TGGTGAAGCGGCTGCCGGAGCACGTGCAGGTGGATGACCCCGCTGCCCAGAGGAAACTGGCCAAgaagctggagaggcagcag GTACCTCTGAGGCAGGACTATGGCACCAAGGTCAACCTGTTCTCCCACCTCCACCAGTACAGCCGGAAGAAGCCACTGACGCAGCAGATGAG catcccctcCACAGTGATCCACCCAGCAGTGGTGCGCCTCGGGCTCCAGTACTCCCAGGGCATCATCAATGGCTCCAACGCCCGCTGCATCGCGCTGCTCGAAGTCTTCAAACAG CTGATCCGGGATTACTCCACTCCCCCCAATGAGGAGCTGTCACGGGACTTGGTGGCCAAGCTGAAGCCACACATCAG tttcCTGAACCAGTGCCGGCCTCTCTCAGCCAGCATGGGCAATGCCATCAAGTTCCTCAAGAAGGAGATATCGTGCCTGCCTGACACCCTGAGAGAGGATGAG GCAAAGGAGAAGCTCCAGGACGTGATTGACAAATACCTGCGAGAGAAGATTGTCCTGGCAGCTGAGGCCATCTCAAGGTCTGCCTTTGAGAAGATCAACGACCACGACGTGATACTGGTGTATGGATG ctcctccctggtGAACCGCACGCTGTGCGACGCCCACGCCAAGAAGGGCGGCGCGTTCCGCGTGGTGGTGGTGGACAGCCGGCCGCGCCTGGAGGGCCGCGAGACGCTGCGCCGCCTGGTCCGCCGCGGCATCCACTGCACCTACGTCATGATCAACGCCATCTCCTACGTGCTGCCCGAG GTGTCcaaagtgctgctgggagcccacGCGCTGCTGGCCAACGGCTCTGTCATGTCCCGCGTGGGGACCTCGCAGATCGCGCTGCTCTCCAAGGCCTACAACGTGCCCGTCCTGGTCTGCTGCGAGACCTACAAGTTCTGCGAGCGGGTGCAGACAGATTCCTTTGTCTCCAATGAGCTGG atgACCCTGATGACCTGATTGTGCTCCGGAAGGGCCAGGCCCAGCTTGGGGGCTGGGCAGAGAACAAGTCCCTGCGCCTTCTTAACCTGGTGTATGATGTGACGCCCCCAGACCTGGTGGATTTGGTCATCACAGACTTGGGCATGATCCCCTGCACCTCAGTGCCTGTGGTCCTGCGCGTGAAGAATGTGGATCAGTAG
- the EIF2B4 gene encoding translation initiation factor eIF-2B subunit delta isoform X1 has translation MAEREGERGERPRDAGSGPARAAVSPGGNPEAAAPAAAGPQAPELSREEKLQLRKEKKQQKKKKRSEKGPSAEPAEPGAPPEAGQPRAAAQPTAPPASADGPGDGEKPAAGKSKAELRAERRAKQEAERAQKQARKAELSQAATTAKPRQSPTEPQSMVKRLPEHVQVDDPAAQRKLAKKLERQQVPLRQDYGTKVNLFSHLHQYSRKKPLTQQMSIPSTVIHPAVVRLGLQYSQGIINGSNARCIALLEVFKQLIRDYSTPPNEELSRDLVAKLKPHISFLNQCRPLSASMGNAIKFLKKEISCLPDTLREDEAKEKLQDVIDKYLREKIVLAAEAISRSAFEKINDHDVILVYGCSSLVNRTLCDAHAKKGGAFRVVVVDSRPRLEGRETLRRLVRRGIHCTYVMINAISYVLPEVSKVLLGAHALLANGSVMSRVGTSQIALLSKAYNVPVLVCCETYKFCERVQTDSFVSNELDDPDDLIVLRKGQAQLGGWAENKSLRLLNLVYDVTPPDLVDLVITDLGMIPCTSVPVVLRVKNVDQ, from the exons ATGGCGGAGCGCGAGGGCGAGcgcggggagcggccccgggacGCGGGGAGCGGCCCCGCTCGCGCTGCCGTCAGTCCCGGCGGGAACCCCGAGGCAGCcgcgccggcggcggcgggaccgcag GCCCCGGAGCTCTCCcgggaggagaagctgcagctgcggaaggagaagaagcagcagaagaaaaagaagaggagcGAGAAGGGGCCGTCGGCCGAGCCCGCGGAGCCGGGCGCGCCCCCCGAAGCGGGGCAGCCGCGGG cagctgcccagcccacGGCCCCCCCTGCCTCGGCCGATGGCCCCGGTGACGGCGAGAAACCCGCGGCgggcaagagcaaagcagagctgcgAGCGGAGCGCCGGGCTAAGCAGGAGGCTGAGCGGGCCCAGAAGCAGGCCAGGAAGGCGGAGCTGAGCCAGGCAGCCACGACGGCCAAGCCCCGGCAGAGCCCCACCGAGCCCCAGTCCA TGGTGAAGCGGCTGCCGGAGCACGTGCAGGTGGATGACCCCGCTGCCCAGAGGAAACTGGCCAAgaagctggagaggcagcag GTACCTCTGAGGCAGGACTATGGCACCAAGGTCAACCTGTTCTCCCACCTCCACCAGTACAGCCGGAAGAAGCCACTGACGCAGCAGATGAG catcccctcCACAGTGATCCACCCAGCAGTGGTGCGCCTCGGGCTCCAGTACTCCCAGGGCATCATCAATGGCTCCAACGCCCGCTGCATCGCGCTGCTCGAAGTCTTCAAACAG CTGATCCGGGATTACTCCACTCCCCCCAATGAGGAGCTGTCACGGGACTTGGTGGCCAAGCTGAAGCCACACATCAG tttcCTGAACCAGTGCCGGCCTCTCTCAGCCAGCATGGGCAATGCCATCAAGTTCCTCAAGAAGGAGATATCGTGCCTGCCTGACACCCTGAGAGAGGATGAG GCAAAGGAGAAGCTCCAGGACGTGATTGACAAATACCTGCGAGAGAAGATTGTCCTGGCAGCTGAGGCCATCTCAAGGTCTGCCTTTGAGAAGATCAACGACCACGACGTGATACTGGTGTATGGATG ctcctccctggtGAACCGCACGCTGTGCGACGCCCACGCCAAGAAGGGCGGCGCGTTCCGCGTGGTGGTGGTGGACAGCCGGCCGCGCCTGGAGGGCCGCGAGACGCTGCGCCGCCTGGTCCGCCGCGGCATCCACTGCACCTACGTCATGATCAACGCCATCTCCTACGTGCTGCCCGAG GTGTCcaaagtgctgctgggagcccacGCGCTGCTGGCCAACGGCTCTGTCATGTCCCGCGTGGGGACCTCGCAGATCGCGCTGCTCTCCAAGGCCTACAACGTGCCCGTCCTGGTCTGCTGCGAGACCTACAAGTTCTGCGAGCGGGTGCAGACAGATTCCTTTGTCTCCAATGAGCTGG atgACCCTGATGACCTGATTGTGCTCCGGAAGGGCCAGGCCCAGCTTGGGGGCTGGGCAGAGAACAAGTCCCTGCGCCTTCTTAACCTGGTGTATGATGTGACGCCCCCAGACCTGGTGGATTTGGTCATCACAGACTTGGGCATGATCCCCTGCACCTCAGTGCCTGTGGTCCTGCGCGTGAAGAATGTGGATCAGTAG
- the SNX17 gene encoding sorting nexin-17: MHFSIPETETRAGEGGAAAYVAYNIHVNGVLHCRVRYSQLLGLHEQLRKEYGANVVPAFPPKKIFTLTPAEVEQRREQLEKYMQAVRQDPTLGGSETFNSFLRKAQQETQQIPTEEVVLEVLLSNGQKVKVTILTSDQTEDVLEAVASKLDLPDDLVGYFSLFLVRETKDGAFSFVRKLQEFELPYVSVTSLHNPEFQIILRKSYWDSAYDDDVMEHRVGLNLLYAQTVSDIEHGWILVNKEQHRQLKSLQEKVSKKEFIRLAQTLKYYGYLKFDPCVTDFPEKGCHVVVSAGNNELNFQVRLPNEQIKEGSFKVTRMRCWRVTSSVPMNNGPSGSSPGKAEVKLELAFEYLMSKDRLQWVTITSPQAIMLSICLQSMVDELMVKKSGGSIRKMFRRRVNGALRRSDSQQAVKSPPLLDSPDASWEPMAKLSSKLTSVSLRGISHSSSANDVGANDFHGNYAFEGIGDEDL; the protein is encoded by the exons ATGCACTTCTCCATTCCCGAGACCGAGACCCGCGCCGGGGAGGGCGGCGCCGCCGCCTACGTG GCCTACAACATCCACGTGAACGGGGTGCTGCACTGCCGGGTGCGCTacagccagctcctgggccTGCACGAGCAG TTGAGGAAGGAGTATGGCGCCAACGTGGTCCCAGCCTTTCCCCCAAAGAAGATCTTCACGCTCACCCCAGCAGAGGTAGAGCAGCGccgggagcagctggagaagtaCATGCAGGCTG TGCGGCAGGACCCAACGCTGGGCGGCAGCGAGACCTTCAACAGCTTCCTGCGCAAGGCGCAGCAG GAGACGCAGCAGATCCCCACGGAGGAGGTGgtgctggaagtgctgctctCCAACGGGCAGAAGGTCAAGGTCACCATCCTCACGTCGGACCAGACAGAGGATGTCCTTGAG GCTGTGGCCTCCAAGCTGGATCTGCCAGATGACCTGGTTGGCTACTTCAGCCTCTTCCTAGTGAGAGAGACCAAGGATGGAGCTTTCTCCT TTgtgaggaagctgcaggagtTTGAGCTGCCCTACGTGTCAGTCACCAGCCTGCACAACCCCGAGTTCCAGATCATCCTGCGCAAGAG CTACTGGGACTCGGCCTATGACGACGATGTGATGGAGCATCGTGTGGGGTTGAACCTGCTCTATGCACAG ACGGTGTCAGACATCGAACACGGATGGATCCTTGTCAACAAGGAACAGCACCGGCAGCTGAAGTCCCTGCAAGAAAAGGTCTCCAAGAAGGAG TTCATCCGCCTGGCGCAGACCCTCAAGTACTACGGCTATCTCAAGTTCGACCCCTGCGTCACCGACTTCCCCGAGAAGGGCTGCCACGTCGTCGTCAGTGCCGGCAACAACGAGCTCAACTTCCAGGTGCGGCTGCCCAACGAGCAGATCAAGGAGGGCAGCTTCAAGGTCACACGCATGCGGTGCTGGCGGGTCACATCCTCG gtgccGATGAACAATGGCCCTTcggggagcagcccagggaaggcCGAGGTGAAGCTGGAGCTGGCTTTTGAGTACCTGATGAGCAAGGACCGGCTGCAGTGGGTCACCATCACCAGCCCACAG GCCATCATGCTGAGCATCTGCTTGCAGTCCATGGTGGATGAGCTGATGGTGAAAAAATCTGGAGGCAGCATCCGCAAG ATGTTTCGGCGGCGGGTGAACGGGGCCCTGCGGCGCTCGGACAGCCAGCAAGCCGTGAAGTCACCCCCGCTGCTG GACTCACCTGATGCCTCCTGGGAGCCCATGGCCAAACTCTCG AGCAAGCTCACCTCTGTCAGTCTGCGTGGGATCAGCcactccagctctgcaaacGACGTGGGTGCTAACGACTTCCACGGCAATTACGCCTTTGAGGGCATTGGTGATGAGGATCTGTAG